A window from Macaca fascicularis isolate 582-1 chromosome 20, T2T-MFA8v1.1 encodes these proteins:
- the OSGIN1 gene encoding oxidative stress-induced growth inhibitor 1 isoform X1 → MSSSRKDHLGASSSEPLPVIIVGNGPSGICLSYLLSGYTPYVKPDAVHPHPLLQRKLTEAPGVSILDQDLDYLSEGLEGRSQSPVALLFDALLRPDTDFGGNMKSVLTWKHQEEHAIPHVVLGRNLPGGAWHSIEGSMVTLSQGQWMGLPDLEVKDWMQKKRRGLRNSRATAGDIAHYYRDYVVKKGLGHNFVSGAVVTAVEWGTPNPNSCGAQDSSPLFQVSGFLSRDQGRQPFSLWARNVVLATGTFDSPARLGIPGEALPFIHHELSALEAATRVGALTPASDPVLIIGAGLSAADAVLYARHYNIPVIHAFRRAVDDPGLVFNQLPKMLYPEYHKVHQMMREQSILSPSPYEGYRSLPGHRLLCFKEDCQAVFQDLKGVEKVFEVSLVLVLIGSHPDLSFLPGAGADFAVDPDQPLSTKRNPIDVDPFTYQSTRQEGLYAMGPLAGDNFVRFVQGGALAVASSLLRKETRKPP, encoded by the exons GTAACGGCCCCTCTGGTATCTGCCTGTCGTACCTGCTCTCCGGCTACACACCCTATGTGAAGCCAGATGCTGTCCACCCACACCCCCTGCTGCAGAGGAAGCTCACCGAGGCCCCGGGGGTCTCCATCCTGGACCAG GACCTGGACTACCTGTCTGAAGGCCTCGAAGGCCGATCCCAAAGCCCCGTGGCCCTGCTCTTTGATGCCCTTCTGCGCCCGGACACAGACTTTGGGGGAAACATGAAGTCGGTCCTCACCTGGAAGCACCAGGAGGAGCACGCCATCCCCCATGTGGTCCTGGGCCGAAACCTCCCCGGGGGAGCCTGGCAC TCCATCGAAGGCTCCATGGTGACCCTGAGCCAAGGCCAGTGGATGGGGCTCCCGGACCTGGAGGTCAAGGACTGGATGCAGAAGAAGCGAAG AGGCCTTCGCAACAGCCGGGCCACGGCCGGGGACATTGCCCACTACTACAGGGACTACGTGGTCAAGAAGGGTCTGGGGCATAACTTTGTGTCCGGTGCTGTAGTCACAGCCGTGGAGTGGGGAACGCCCAATCCCAACAGCTGTGGGGCCCAGGACTCCAGCCCCCTCTTCCAGGTGAGCGGCTTCCTGAGCAGGGACCAGGGCCGGCAGCCCTTCTCGCTGTGGGCCCGCAACGTGGTCCTCGCCACAGGCACGTTCGACAGCCCAGCCCGGCTGGGCATCCCCGGGGAGGCCCTGCCCTTCATCCACCATGAGCTGTCCGCTCTGGAGGCGGCCACAAGGGTGGGTGCGCTGACCCCAGCCTCGGACCCTGTCCTCATCATTGGCGCGGGGCTGTCAGCGGCTGATGCAGTCCTCTACGCCCGCCACTACAACATCCCCGTGATCCATGCCTTCCGCCGGGCTGTGGACGACCCTGGCCTGGTGTTCAACCAGCTGCCCAAGATGCTGTACCCTGAGTACCACAAGGTGCATCAGATGATGCGGGAGCAGTCCATCCTGTCGCCCAGCCCCTACGAGGGTTACCGCAGCCTCCCCGGGCACCGGCTGCTGTGCTTCAAGGAAGACTGCCAGGCCGTGTTCCAGGACCTCAAGGGTGTCGAGAAGGTGTTTGAGGTCTCCCTGGTGCTGGTCCTCATCGGCTCCCACCCCGAcctctccttcctgcctggggCAGGGGCTGACTTTGCAGTGGACCCTGACCAGCCACTGAGCACCAAGAGGAACCCCATTGACGTGGACCCCTTCACCTACCAGAGCACCCGCCAGGAGGGCCTGTACGCCATGGGGCCGCTGGCCGGGGACAACTTCGTGAGGTTTGTGCAGGGGGGAGCCCTGGCTGTGGCCAGCTCCCTGCTAAGGAAGGAGACCAGGAAGCCACCCTAA
- the OSGIN1 gene encoding oxidative stress-induced growth inhibitor 1 isoform X2: MKSVLTWKHQEEHAIPHVVLGRNLPGGAWHSIEGSMVTLSQGQWMGLPDLEVKDWMQKKRRGLRNSRATAGDIAHYYRDYVVKKGLGHNFVSGAVVTAVEWGTPNPNSCGAQDSSPLFQVSGFLSRDQGRQPFSLWARNVVLATGTFDSPARLGIPGEALPFIHHELSALEAATRVGALTPASDPVLIIGAGLSAADAVLYARHYNIPVIHAFRRAVDDPGLVFNQLPKMLYPEYHKVHQMMREQSILSPSPYEGYRSLPGHRLLCFKEDCQAVFQDLKGVEKVFEVSLVLVLIGSHPDLSFLPGAGADFAVDPDQPLSTKRNPIDVDPFTYQSTRQEGLYAMGPLAGDNFVRFVQGGALAVASSLLRKETRKPP, from the exons ATGAAGTCGGTCCTCACCTGGAAGCACCAGGAGGAGCACGCCATCCCCCATGTGGTCCTGGGCCGAAACCTCCCCGGGGGAGCCTGGCAC TCCATCGAAGGCTCCATGGTGACCCTGAGCCAAGGCCAGTGGATGGGGCTCCCGGACCTGGAGGTCAAGGACTGGATGCAGAAGAAGCGAAG AGGCCTTCGCAACAGCCGGGCCACGGCCGGGGACATTGCCCACTACTACAGGGACTACGTGGTCAAGAAGGGTCTGGGGCATAACTTTGTGTCCGGTGCTGTAGTCACAGCCGTGGAGTGGGGAACGCCCAATCCCAACAGCTGTGGGGCCCAGGACTCCAGCCCCCTCTTCCAGGTGAGCGGCTTCCTGAGCAGGGACCAGGGCCGGCAGCCCTTCTCGCTGTGGGCCCGCAACGTGGTCCTCGCCACAGGCACGTTCGACAGCCCAGCCCGGCTGGGCATCCCCGGGGAGGCCCTGCCCTTCATCCACCATGAGCTGTCCGCTCTGGAGGCGGCCACAAGGGTGGGTGCGCTGACCCCAGCCTCGGACCCTGTCCTCATCATTGGCGCGGGGCTGTCAGCGGCTGATGCAGTCCTCTACGCCCGCCACTACAACATCCCCGTGATCCATGCCTTCCGCCGGGCTGTGGACGACCCTGGCCTGGTGTTCAACCAGCTGCCCAAGATGCTGTACCCTGAGTACCACAAGGTGCATCAGATGATGCGGGAGCAGTCCATCCTGTCGCCCAGCCCCTACGAGGGTTACCGCAGCCTCCCCGGGCACCGGCTGCTGTGCTTCAAGGAAGACTGCCAGGCCGTGTTCCAGGACCTCAAGGGTGTCGAGAAGGTGTTTGAGGTCTCCCTGGTGCTGGTCCTCATCGGCTCCCACCCCGAcctctccttcctgcctggggCAGGGGCTGACTTTGCAGTGGACCCTGACCAGCCACTGAGCACCAAGAGGAACCCCATTGACGTGGACCCCTTCACCTACCAGAGCACCCGCCAGGAGGGCCTGTACGCCATGGGGCCGCTGGCCGGGGACAACTTCGTGAGGTTTGTGCAGGGGGGAGCCCTGGCTGTGGCCAGCTCCCTGCTAAGGAAGGAGACCAGGAAGCCACCCTAA